A segment of the Deltaproteobacteria bacterium genome:
AGGTCCTCCTCTACCAGTCGCGCGAGCTGCGCGAGTACGCGCTGCGGGCATGGGACACCGACGAGCTCCGCACCCGCGCCGCGCTCGAGGCGCACACCAAGGTCCGCAACATCCTCGCCAAGGTCGACGTGATCCTCTCGCAGGCGCGGAGCGGGAGGCGCCCGCTCCAGCGGGTGGAGATGCTCCGGGACGAGATCGCCGAGATCGAGCGCGAGATGCTCGGGCGGCTCTGATGCCCAGGCGCCGCAAGGACGCCGCGGCGCGGCCGCGCACGGTCCTCGTCCCGCCCGACGAGCACTGCTGGATCGAGAGCGACGCCTACGACCGGAGCGCGTTCGCGACGCTGCTCGCCGAGGCGCCGACGCTGGCCCGGGTGGCCGAGGACGGCGGCACACTGGTGCCGCACTTCCGGGCGCTGCTCGAGGACGTCTTCTGCCTGCTTTTCAAGCTCGAGCCGCGTCTCAGGCCGGCCGAGGCGGTCGCGCCGGCCGCGGCGCTCGGCCGCACGCTCCTCGAGGCCTTCCACGGCCATCCGCTGCTCGAGCACCTGCGCGAGCGGACGCAGCTCGACGAGACGCAGGCGGGCCTCGGCACGTTGCTGATCGCCGAGCAGGTGCTCGCCATGCTGCGCGAGGAAATCCTCCTGCCGCGCGGCGACCTCCTCGACCTCTGGGACCTCGAGCGGCGCGAGGACGAGCTCCGCCGTCGCGGTGAGGAGCTCGCAGACGTCGACCGCTTGGCCGAGGAGGGCGAGGCCGCCGCGCGCCGGGTGCGGGAGGGCGCCGCCCACGCCGCACGGGTGGCCGAGGCGCGGCTCCGCCAGAAGGCCCAGCAGGTGGCCGAGCGTCTCCGCGAGATGCCGGCGCGCGCCCGCGCCGCGCTGCCCGTCGCGGCCGCGGGCCTCGCGCGCCAGCTCGAGGAGGCGGGGCAGGAGTCCGAGAGCTGGGGCACCGGCCTCGGCGCCGGCGGCCGCACCTCGCCGGGGCGGAAGATCGAGCTCGGCCGGCGGCTCGCCACCAACCCCAAGCTCCGGAAGCTCGCCGCCGCCGTCGGCCGCATGCGCGAGCAGGCGCTCGCGCTCCGCCGGAGTCCCTTCGAGCGCGCCAGCGAGGAGGTCTTCGAGGTGCGCCTCGGGAGCGACCTGGAGCGCCTCCTCCCGCCCGAGCTGCTCGCGCTCCACCACCCTCTCCTGCGCCGCGACTTCGCCCGCCGCCTGGTCGAAGGCCGCCTCCTCTCGTACTCGCTCCGCGGCGCCGACCAGCGCGGCCGCGGCCCGATGATCGTCTGCCTCGACGGCTCGGGCTCGATGGCGGGCGACAAGGAGATCTGGTCGAAGGCGGTCGCGCTGACGCTCCTCGAGGTCGCTCGCCGGCAGCGGCGGCTCTTCCGC
Coding sequences within it:
- a CDS encoding VWA domain-containing protein, translated to MGHRRAPHPRRARGAHQGPQHPRQGRRDPLAGAEREAPAPAGGDAPGRDRRDRARDARAALMPRRRKDAAARPRTVLVPPDEHCWIESDAYDRSAFATLLAEAPTLARVAEDGGTLVPHFRALLEDVFCLLFKLEPRLRPAEAVAPAAALGRTLLEAFHGHPLLEHLRERTQLDETQAGLGTLLIAEQVLAMLREEILLPRGDLLDLWDLERREDELRRRGEELADVDRLAEEGEAAARRVREGAAHAARVAEARLRQKAQQVAERLREMPARARAALPVAAAGLARQLEEAGQESESWGTGLGAGGRTSPGRKIELGRRLATNPKLRKLAAAVGRMREQALALRRSPFERASEEVFEVRLGSDLERLLPPELLALHHPLLRRDFARRLVEGRLLSYSLRGADQRGRGPMIVCLDGSGSMAGDKEIWSKAVALTLLEVARRQRRLFRFICFSSADTPLFTLDLNPRERHEVQEDRALDVAEYFPGGGTDFETPLSAALDCLRAARYRRGDVVLITDGECQVGPEWLAAFKAEKARLGFALYSVLIDVGPSSVEVLRELSDRVTAVSTLTDDAARELFLRL